The Ochrobactrum sp. BTU1 DNA segment AGGTGTCTGCCGACGCTATCCGTCAGGAGATGGTTTCACGACGGTGTTGGACCACGTAGATTTGACTATCCAACGGGGTGAGATGGTTGCCATAGTTGGCGCATCGGGGTCCGGAAAATCAACTCTAATGAACATTATTGGCTGCCTCGACAGACCTAGCGGAGGAACATATCATATTTCAGGGCGTGAGGCTTCTAACCTCGAACCAGACGCGCTAGCAGAATTGCGGCGTGAGCATTTTGGTTTCATATTCCAGCGTTACCATCTTCTTGAAGAACTCGATGCGATAGGAAACGTTGAGATGCCGGCTATTTATGCCGGCTGCAAGCGAGATGATCGTCGGAGTAAAGCTGTCGATATTCTGCGGCGATTGGGACTAGGCGATCGGACGGGTCACAGACCAGCGCAGCTCTCAGGAGGACAGCAACAAAGAGTTTCAATTGCACGTGCACTTATTAACGGCGCAGACGTTATTCTGGCTGATGAGCCAACGGGGGCGCTGGACAGCCATAGCGGGGACGAAGTGCTGAGAATTCTCGACGAGTTAAATCGTGATGGGCACACGATTATAATCGTAACACACGATCGCAAGATCGCGGAACGTGCACCGCGGATAGTTGAGATTAGTGACGGTTCAATAATTTCAGACAGTCAGCGAGCTGATCAAGGTACGGAAGCAATCCCGCCTTCAAGGCCTTATCGTTCTGATACAGATAAGCAACACAGTTTTTCAGGCTTGAGAGCTCGTTTCACAGAAGCTTTCTCCATGGCACTGAGGTCGATGAATGCAAACAGAATGCGAACCTTCCTCACCATGCTTGGAATAATTATCGGAACGGCATCTGTTGTTTGTGTCGTTGCACTAGGCCAAGGTTCACAGAAGAGGGTTCTCGATCAGATCAGAGACCTAGGAACCAATACACTGTACATCATTCCAGGTCGTGGTTTTGGCGACTTGAAGGCAGCCCAAATTACCACTCTTAACCTAGACGATGCGCATCAAATTGCGAAATTGCCTTATGTTGTTGCCGCGACGCCATCGGTGCTGCAAGTGTCAACTGTTAGAGTTGGAAATAAGGAAGTGAGCGTAAATGTGAACGGTGTGGACGAGCAGTACTTTTCAACACGCAACAGTAAGCTCATGGAAGGCAGTCTCTTTGATCAAAATAAAGTCCGGGATACTGAGCAGACGGCTGTCGTTGATGAGAATGCTAGAAAGAGCCTGTTTCCGAACGATCAAGGGTCAGTTATTGGAAAGACTGTATTGCTCAAATCTGTACCGGTCCGGGTCATTGGGGTGGTCAAGGCTGAAGATCAAGGAGCGGGATCCGCGCAAAACCTTGAGATCTTTCTCCCTTATACCACAGTTCAAACACGTATGACGGGAACCCGCACACTTCACTCCGTTATCGTTAGAGTTAAAGAAACGATTGAAGCCACCCTGGCTGACAAGCTAATCACAGGCTTTCTGAGCTTGAGGCACGGAACAAAAGACTTCTTCATTTTCAATACAAGCAGCGTTCAAAGAACCGTTGAGGAAACGACTGGTACCTTGGCCCTGTTGGTTGCGAGCATAGCCGCGATATCGTTGTTTGTGGGCGGTATCGGTGTGATGAACATCATGCTCGTATCGGTCTCCGAGCGGATTAATGAAATTGGCGTTCGCATGGCTATAGGAGCGAGGCAGAGCGATATTCTGCAGCAGTTTCTGATAGAATCTGTCTTAGTTTGTGTGACGGGCGGTGTCGTCGGAGTTTTGCTCGCGGTTGGTTTTGGCGCAGCCTTTTCTCATTTCAGTACCATGTTTGAACTTATATATTCACCGTTATCAATCGTAATTGCTCTTCTTTGTTCCAGTCTGATCGGCATTGGCTTTGGTTTCATACCCGCTCGCAACGCCTCTAAACTTGACCCAGTAATCGCACTTTCGCGCAGCTAGAGTTAAAGCCTACGGGTATTGGCTCGATCGATTTTTGAGCAAATTTTCGCAGGCTGAATTATATATGGCTATCTTCCCGTATCCTTCGGTAATGCCTGCTGGAGGTCATATGATCAAAAGTTAAGCTCGATCACAACCCCGCACGATGCATCAAGAGCACTGTCTTTTTTTTTAGTCCCTTAACGCGGTCGCGTCACTAGTTACGGGAAGTGTAACGGGAATTAGGCAATCAAGCAGGTATTTGCCTCTGGGTGTGCCACCCAGCTATGCCAACTGCGACCTGTCCCTATTTGTGGAGTCGCAGAACCAGCTCAAAGAAAACCTCTAATATCGACAATTCCTTACGACCACTCCGAAGAAGAACCTTCTATTTCGAACATCTTCTGGCGTTGGACTGAAGGCTAAAGGAGTTCTTCTGCGTTTATCACGATAGAATTGTCCGCGAAATCTTTCGAATATTCGTCAATACGTTCGGCCAATAACTAAGGTTTAACCATATTAGTATTATTTGGAATTAATCTAATAGGTCCTTTTGACATGCTTCACTCCTGTGGTTATGCCCGCCTTGCTCTGGTTTTCGGATTGACAACGTGCTTACAATCGACTGCGGCTTGGTCTGCGGCGTCATTTGCACCTATCAGTCAGCGGCCATTTTTTAACGCCGTTGGCGCTTCGCATATTCAAAGCTCACAGCAGGTGACCAATCACTCGAATACATTAGCTGCGAAGAACTTTTTA contains these protein-coding regions:
- a CDS encoding MacB family efflux pump subunit, which gives rise to MSVAPLLCLKGVCRRYPSGDGFTTVLDHVDLTIQRGEMVAIVGASGSGKSTLMNIIGCLDRPSGGTYHISGREASNLEPDALAELRREHFGFIFQRYHLLEELDAIGNVEMPAIYAGCKRDDRRSKAVDILRRLGLGDRTGHRPAQLSGGQQQRVSIARALINGADVILADEPTGALDSHSGDEVLRILDELNRDGHTIIIVTHDRKIAERAPRIVEISDGSIISDSQRADQGTEAIPPSRPYRSDTDKQHSFSGLRARFTEAFSMALRSMNANRMRTFLTMLGIIIGTASVVCVVALGQGSQKRVLDQIRDLGTNTLYIIPGRGFGDLKAAQITTLNLDDAHQIAKLPYVVAATPSVLQVSTVRVGNKEVSVNVNGVDEQYFSTRNSKLMEGSLFDQNKVRDTEQTAVVDENARKSLFPNDQGSVIGKTVLLKSVPVRVIGVVKAEDQGAGSAQNLEIFLPYTTVQTRMTGTRTLHSVIVRVKETIEATLADKLITGFLSLRHGTKDFFIFNTSSVQRTVEETTGTLALLVASIAAISLFVGGIGVMNIMLVSVSERINEIGVRMAIGARQSDILQQFLIESVLVCVTGGVVGVLLAVGFGAAFSHFSTMFELIYSPLSIVIALLCSSLIGIGFGFIPARNASKLDPVIALSRS